In a single window of the Patescibacteria group bacterium genome:
- the rsmH gene encoding 16S rRNA (cytosine(1402)-N(4))-methyltransferase RsmH produces MATNNYHTPVLLSEVTKGLNIRKGKKYIDATLGGGGHALEILRNKGLVLGIDCDPEALEEVREKVKSLDRESLNNLILVKENFAHLKKIAERHHFNKVAGILFDLGLSSHQLETPGRGFSFNSEATLDMRMDPQLSVTAKDLINGLTEGELYELFKKYAEEDDSWRIARAVSRARTLKPITTCDELADILVKAKGRDKFERIHPATKVFQALRMVVNDELNNLKGALPQAVDLLENGGRLVVLSFHSLEDRIVKNFFKEEEEQGVLKILTKKPIEPTDAERKRNHRSRSAKLRIAEKYE; encoded by the coding sequence ATGGCAACGAATAATTATCATACACCGGTACTTTTGTCTGAAGTCACTAAGGGTTTAAACATAAGAAAAGGCAAGAAATATATCGATGCCACACTGGGAGGAGGAGGACACGCTCTAGAGATTCTTAGAAACAAGGGTCTTGTTTTAGGCATAGATTGTGATCCCGAGGCGCTGGAAGAAGTTAGGGAAAAAGTTAAAAGTTTAGACAGGGAAAGTCTCAATAATTTAATCCTTGTTAAAGAAAACTTTGCACATTTAAAAAAGATCGCTGAAAGACATCACTTTAATAAAGTCGCCGGTATTTTATTTGACCTAGGTCTTTCCAGTCATCAACTGGAAACCCCAGGACGCGGTTTTTCGTTTAATTCTGAGGCGACTTTAGACATGCGTATGGATCCGCAACTTTCGGTTACGGCAAAAGATTTAATTAACGGTTTAACCGAAGGAGAACTTTATGAACTTTTTAAAAAATATGCTGAGGAAGACGATTCTTGGAGAATTGCTCGCGCTGTTTCTCGCGCCCGTACCTTAAAACCGATTACAACTTGTGATGAATTAGCCGATATTCTTGTCAAAGCAAAAGGAAGAGACAAATTCGAACGAATTCATCCGGCCACCAAGGTTTTTCAGGCTTTGAGAATGGTCGTTAATGACGAGCTTAATAATTTGAAAGGAGCCTTACCGCAGGCCGTAGATCTTTTAGAAAATGGAGGCAGATTAGTCGTTTTATCTTTTCACTCTCTGGAAGATAGAATTGTCAAAAATTTTTTCAAAGAAGAGGAAGAACAGGGTGTTTTAAAAATTTTAACCAAAAAACCGATTGAGCCAACCGATGCGGAAAGAAAAAGAAATCACAGATCACGGAGTGCCAAATTAAGAATCGCCGAAAAATATGAATAA
- a CDS encoding glycine--tRNA ligase gives MSDLMEKITALCKRRGFIFPGSEIYGGFGGFWDYGPLGVELKNNLKKEWWKSMVYQRDDMVGLDAAIIMNPQVWEASGHTKHFSDMMIECKVCNKRFRVDKIPGAIIYKEYIKIPSNTPCPSGGHDFEGDYLRILSKGEKEYKPRDFNLLVETYFGVVDKTKAYLRGEITQGVFVNFKNVVSSTRIKIPFGIAQIGKAFRNEITPGNFTFRSREFEQMELEYFIKPEEKEGEQIFNYWKEQRLNWYLSLGIKKENLRFREHAPDERAHYARKAEDIEYQAPFGWSEFEGIHHRGDFDLGNHKLTYKDETTGEEYTPWVIETSGGVDRATLFLLIDAYHEDNGRVVLKINPKLAPYKVAVFPLLANKPELIKAARDIYSELRTQFYVAWDDRGNIGKRYFAQDEIGTPWCVTVDFETLKDQAVTVRDRDTTKQERVKIDLLKEYFLKKLEG, from the coding sequence ATGTCTGATTTAATGGAAAAAATTACTGCTCTTTGTAAAAGGCGGGGTTTTATTTTTCCCGGCAGCGAAATTTACGGCGGTTTTGGCGGCTTTTGGGACTATGGGCCTTTGGGAGTCGAACTTAAGAATAATCTTAAAAAGGAATGGTGGAAGAGCATGGTTTACCAAAGGGATGACATGGTGGGTTTGGATGCCGCCATTATTATGAATCCCCAGGTTTGGGAAGCATCGGGGCATACGAAACATTTCTCAGACATGATGATAGAGTGTAAAGTATGTAATAAAAGGTTCAGGGTCGATAAGATACCAGGAGCAATAATTTATAAAGAATATATAAAAATTCCAAGTAATACTCCTTGTCCGAGTGGGGGACATGATTTTGAGGGAGATTATCTTAGAATTTTGTCCAAAGGAGAAAAAGAATATAAACCACGAGATTTTAATTTATTAGTCGAAACTTATTTTGGAGTAGTTGATAAAACTAAAGCTTATCTGCGGGGAGAAATTACCCAGGGCGTTTTTGTCAATTTTAAAAACGTCGTTTCCTCAACCAGAATTAAAATTCCCTTTGGGATTGCGCAAATCGGTAAAGCCTTCAGAAACGAAATCACCCCAGGGAACTTTACTTTCCGTTCCAGGGAATTTGAACAGATGGAACTTGAGTATTTTATTAAGCCCGAAGAAAAAGAAGGCGAGCAAATTTTTAATTATTGGAAGGAACAAAGACTAAACTGGTATTTGTCGCTGGGGATTAAAAAAGAAAACCTGCGTTTTCGGGAACATGCTCCCGACGAACGGGCTCATTACGCCCGAAAAGCCGAGGATATTGAATACCAAGCGCCGTTTGGGTGGAGTGAGTTTGAGGGGATTCATCACCGGGGCGATTTTGATTTGGGTAACCATAAACTGACCTATAAAGACGAAACGACTGGGGAGGAGTATACGCCCTGGGTTATCGAAACTTCGGGCGGAGTTGATCGGGCGACGCTGTTTCTTTTAATTGACGCCTATCATGAGGATAACGGCCGGGTTGTTTTAAAAATTAATCCCAAACTGGCGCCTTACAAGGTTGCCGTTTTCCCGCTTTTGGCCAATAAACCCGAATTGATTAAAGCGGCCCGTGATATCTACTCTGAACTCCGAACCCAGTTCTATGTTGCTTGGGACGATCGGGGCAACATCGGTAAGCGTTATTTTGCTCAGGATGAAATCGGGACCCCCTGGTGTGTAACCGTCGATTTTGAAACACTTAAGGATCAGGCCGTGACGGTGAGGGATAGAGACACGACCAAACAGGAAAGAGTGAAAATTGATTTATTAAAAGAATATTTTTTAAAGAAATTGGAGGGGTAA
- the recO gene encoding DNA repair protein RecO: MDRTYKTQAVILARKNFGEADRILILFTKHYGKIRVRAPGIRKTISRKSAHLELFNLSNLFLAAGKNLDIVTEAETVNSFQGIRKDLKKISLAYYFCELVDGLCAEREENQEVFNLIIEAFKKLEIAGDDNLKDDFSCRLLWNLGFLAKDKRLEGFDLESFIENLLERKIKSQRLLRKIGE; the protein is encoded by the coding sequence ATGGATCGTACTTATAAAACCCAAGCCGTTATTCTTGCCAGAAAAAATTTCGGGGAGGCAGACCGGATTTTAATTTTATTTACCAAACATTACGGCAAAATTCGCGTTCGGGCTCCGGGGATAAGAAAAACGATCAGTCGGAAATCCGCCCATCTGGAACTTTTTAATCTGAGCAATCTTTTTTTAGCTGCGGGTAAAAATCTGGATATTGTGACCGAAGCAGAAACGGTCAATTCCTTTCAAGGAATCAGAAAAGATTTGAAAAAAATCAGCCTCGCTTATTATTTTTGTGAATTGGTTGATGGTCTTTGTGCCGAAAGAGAGGAAAATCAGGAAGTTTTTAATTTAATAATAGAAGCGTTTAAAAAATTAGAAATTGCCGGCGACGATAATCTGAAAGATGATTTCAGCTGCCGGCTTTTGTGGAATTTAGGCTTTTTGGCAAAAGACAAAAGATTAGAAGGCTTCGATCTTGAAAGCTTTATTGAAAATCTTTTGGAGAGAAAAATCAAAAGCCAGCGTCTCTTGAGAAAAATAGGGGAATAA
- a CDS encoding DUF4012 domain-containing protein: MDENIPQINLETEVKIKPKGRFSLRLSKKKLFSFLGVFVLIGLVIFFTVVLPLRTVYNQGLVTYKVARETYDVLKNQDIDAAKGKLKSTHAELLLTQNKYQALSWTKNLPLLGSYWRDGDHLIRAGLAGVESGQIAIEAILPYTDLLGLKGGSTFVSKSTDERIQTAVATMDKLTPKLGEFSQKLEIINREIAEIDENRYPEKLNKFAPKSQIAKFKSLIKETTSLFITSKPLLEIAPGLLGEPEAKRYLILFQNDKELRPTGGFITAYALFKIEKGKMKAEIADDIYKLDSLNPGKFPAPKPIAENLKVTKLFLRDSNFEPDFSVSMQKFEDIYKSIYGKLNYDGIITVDTHVLVEAMKILGPIPAYNTNFTVEPDKRCDGCPNVIYELEEYAGQRVGHTRENRKDILGVLLYQIMQKALGVSPGQYWGKLFQMGLQEIQEKHILVYMHDETAQKGVESFNLGGRIRDFDGDYLYVNDANLGGAKSNMFVQQSVKQEYEKQGDGSLVKTVTITYKNPAANSPGCNLERGGLCLNGPMLNWLRVYVPKGSELIDLKGSEDKAVVSEAYGKTYFEGFLTIKPQGTAQVVVKYKLPFKVEKNSKDLKLLIQKQPGTDANEYTLFVNGQEQDKFPLKTDKELKFAL, translated from the coding sequence ATGGACGAAAATATTCCCCAGATTAATTTAGAAACCGAAGTTAAGATAAAACCCAAAGGGAGATTTTCCTTGAGACTTTCTAAAAAGAAGCTATTTTCTTTTCTTGGCGTCTTCGTCCTTATAGGTTTGGTAATATTTTTTACGGTCGTTTTACCGTTAAGAACCGTTTACAATCAAGGATTGGTGACCTACAAAGTTGCCAGAGAAACCTACGATGTTTTGAAAAATCAGGATATTGATGCGGCTAAAGGAAAACTTAAAAGTACTCACGCAGAACTTCTACTGACTCAAAATAAATACCAGGCTTTATCCTGGACAAAAAATCTCCCCCTTTTGGGAAGTTATTGGCGGGATGGTGATCACCTCATTAGGGCCGGTTTGGCCGGGGTTGAGTCGGGACAAATAGCGATTGAGGCGATTTTGCCCTATACCGACCTTTTAGGTCTTAAAGGGGGTTCGACTTTTGTTTCAAAGTCAACCGACGAGCGGATTCAAACGGCGGTGGCGACCATGGATAAGTTAACGCCGAAATTAGGCGAATTTTCCCAAAAACTGGAAATTATTAATCGGGAAATCGCCGAAATTGACGAAAACAGATATCCTGAAAAGCTTAATAAATTTGCACCTAAAAGCCAAATTGCCAAATTTAAAAGTCTAATTAAAGAAACCACCAGTCTTTTTATTACTTCAAAGCCGCTTTTGGAAATTGCCCCGGGACTTTTGGGAGAACCGGAAGCGAAAAGGTATTTAATTCTTTTCCAAAATGATAAAGAATTACGGCCAACGGGCGGTTTTATTACGGCCTACGCTCTTTTCAAGATTGAAAAAGGGAAAATGAAAGCGGAAATCGCTGACGATATTTATAAACTTGACAGCCTAAATCCCGGTAAATTTCCCGCGCCAAAGCCAATTGCCGAGAATCTTAAAGTCACAAAACTTTTCTTAAGAGACAGTAATTTTGAACCTGATTTTTCCGTTTCGATGCAAAAGTTTGAGGATATCTATAAGTCAATTTACGGGAAATTAAATTACGACGGTATCATTACCGTCGATACCCATGTTTTAGTCGAGGCCATGAAAATTTTGGGTCCGATCCCTGCCTATAATACCAATTTTACCGTCGAGCCGGACAAACGCTGCGACGGCTGTCCCAATGTCATTTACGAGCTTGAAGAATACGCCGGGCAAAGAGTCGGCCACACCAGAGAAAACAGAAAAGACATCTTGGGCGTTTTACTTTACCAGATTATGCAAAAAGCCCTGGGTGTTTCCCCGGGACAGTATTGGGGGAAATTATTCCAAATGGGACTTCAGGAAATCCAGGAAAAACATATTTTAGTTTACATGCACGACGAAACGGCTCAAAAAGGCGTTGAATCCTTTAATTTAGGCGGGAGAATCAGAGATTTTGACGGTGACTATCTTTATGTTAACGATGCCAATTTAGGGGGAGCCAAGTCAAATATGTTTGTCCAACAGTCGGTTAAGCAGGAATATGAAAAACAAGGCGACGGTTCCCTCGTCAAGACGGTGACGATCACCTACAAAAATCCCGCTGCCAATTCTCCGGGTTGTAATCTTGAACGGGGCGGTTTATGCTTAAACGGGCCGATGCTTAACTGGCTGCGGGTTTATGTTCCCAAAGGAAGTGAACTTATTGACCTTAAGGGTTCGGAAGACAAGGCCGTAGTCAGTGAGGCTTACGGAAAAACCTATTTTGAAGGCTTTTTAACGATTAAACCTCAAGGAACGGCTCAGGTTGTTGTCAAGTATAAATTACCTTTTAAGGTGGAAAAAAACAGCAAAGATTTAAAACTTCTCATCCAAAAACAACCCGGTACGGACGCCAACGAATACACACTCTTTGTTAACGGTCAGGAACAGGATAAATTCCCTCTTAAAACCGATAAAGAACTTAAATTCGCCCTATAA
- a CDS encoding sugar transferase, whose amino-acid sequence MSFDFLKRTIDILGALILGLIFSPICLVTAIAIKLDSPGPILADTPKRVGQNGKLFKLYKFRSMIVNAHKLLRTNPQLKDLYEQYKKESYKLKEDPRVTRVGKFIRKHSLDEIPQLINVLKGDMSLVGPRPYYPDELEDQQKKYPQTQKLVKIVLSVKPGITGAWQVSGRSEVNFDKRICMDAEYVNRRNLLDDLLILIKSPWAMISGRGAI is encoded by the coding sequence ATGTCTTTTGATTTTTTAAAAAGAACGATTGATATTTTAGGCGCCCTTATTTTGGGTCTTATTTTTTCCCCCATTTGTTTGGTGACGGCTATCGCCATTAAATTGGATTCTCCTGGTCCGATACTGGCTGACACACCCAAACGGGTTGGTCAAAACGGCAAGCTTTTTAAGCTTTACAAGTTCCGCTCCATGATTGTTAATGCCCATAAACTTTTAAGAACCAATCCGCAACTTAAAGATCTTTACGAGCAATATAAGAAAGAAAGTTACAAACTTAAAGAAGATCCCCGGGTGACCAGAGTTGGTAAATTTATCAGGAAGCATTCTTTGGACGAAATCCCACAATTAATTAATGTTTTAAAAGGAGACATGAGTTTGGTTGGGCCAAGACCATACTATCCTGATGAACTGGAAGACCAGCAAAAAAAATATCCCCAAACGCAAAAACTGGTTAAGATTGTTCTTTCCGTCAAGCCTGGGATTACGGGAGCCTGGCAGGTTTCCGGCAGGTCGGAAGTCAATTTCGACAAAAGAATCTGTATGGATGCCGAATACGTGAACAGACGCAATCTTTTAGACGACCTTTTGATTTTAATTAAAAGTCCCTGGGCGATGATTTCAGGAAGAGGGGCGATTTAA
- a CDS encoding sugar phosphate nucleotidyltransferase produces MKAVIFAGGVGTRLWPLSRKSYPKQFEKVIGEKSTLQLAVDRLFPDFGWKDIYISTGSDYIKLVQQQLPKLPRENIIGEPQMRDVGPAVGLATAILAKESPDTPMVILWSDHLVKKEEFFRKILKTAEKRIIKNPQKIIFIGQKPRFASQNLGWIEHGVRIDKEDDVEIYKFKSFRYRPELDLAEKYFRSGRHSWNLGYFVTTPRFLWNQYKNSVPKMFHDLSLIQTAWGTAEFKTILNKIYPQIEKISFDNAILEKLDPKTALVISENLEWSDVGAWEALKEALQTSTEQNVTSGKVLLKDCRDCLVYNYTNQLVTTIDLDGHLVINTNDVVLVCHKNSVPKIKKLVEEISGTENSHLT; encoded by the coding sequence ATGAAAGCGGTTATTTTTGCCGGAGGTGTAGGAACAAGGCTTTGGCCCTTATCGCGGAAATCATATCCTAAACAGTTTGAAAAAGTCATCGGCGAAAAATCAACCTTACAGCTGGCAGTTGACCGTTTATTTCCCGACTTTGGATGGAAAGACATTTATATTTCTACCGGCAGCGACTATATTAAATTAGTTCAACAGCAATTACCAAAACTACCGCGAGAAAATATTATTGGTGAACCCCAAATGCGTGATGTTGGTCCAGCCGTCGGTTTAGCGACGGCTATTTTAGCCAAAGAATCACCCGATACTCCCATGGTTATTCTTTGGAGTGATCACTTGGTGAAAAAAGAAGAGTTTTTTAGAAAAATCTTAAAAACAGCGGAAAAAAGAATCATCAAAAATCCCCAAAAGATAATTTTTATTGGCCAAAAGCCCCGTTTTGCCAGTCAAAATTTAGGCTGGATTGAACATGGCGTAAGAATTGACAAAGAAGACGACGTTGAAATTTATAAATTTAAAAGTTTTCGCTACCGTCCCGAACTTGATTTGGCGGAAAAATATTTTAGAAGCGGACGCCATTCCTGGAATTTGGGTTATTTCGTCACCACCCCGAGATTTTTATGGAATCAATATAAAAATTCGGTTCCGAAAATGTTTCATGACCTATCTTTGATTCAAACTGCCTGGGGAACAGCGGAATTTAAAACGATTCTCAATAAAATTTATCCGCAAATCGAAAAAATTAGCTTCGACAACGCGATTTTAGAAAAACTAGATCCCAAAACCGCCCTTGTTATTTCTGAAAATTTAGAATGGAGTGATGTTGGCGCCTGGGAAGCTTTAAAAGAAGCTCTGCAAACCTCAACAGAGCAAAACGTGACCTCTGGCAAAGTGCTTTTAAAAGACTGCCGGGACTGTTTGGTTTATAACTATACTAACCAGCTGGTAACCACGATTGATCTTGACGGGCATTTGGTGATTAATACCAATGACGTTGTTTTGGTCTGTCATAAAAATTCGGTTCCGAAAATTAAAAAATTAGTCGAAGAGATTTCCGGCACCGAAAACAGTCATTTAACTTAG
- a CDS encoding glycosyltransferase encodes MEIALVYDRVNKIGGAERLLLALHEIYPQAPLYTSVYDPEGAPWASVFPKIIPSFLQNFPFAKKHHEFYAPLMPLAFESFDFNKYDLVISVTSEAAKGIITTPKTEHLCYCLTPTRYLWQSYEDYFKNSLWRMVTKPLVTKLRIWDQIASARPDIYLVISKNVAKRLKKYYGREAEVIYPPADINKFKPPADEQKSKFFLVVSRLVPYKRIDIAIEAFNKLGLPLKIIGSGVEEKKLKLMARGNIEFLGQNLTDSQLLSYYQNCRAIILPGEEDFGLVPIEALACGKPVIAYQGGGALETVVAGVTGEFFSPQEAQALEKVVRVFAEQKYRPEVCRKQAEKFSKENFQKNFKKFMEGVSQ; translated from the coding sequence ATGGAGATTGCCTTAGTTTACGACCGCGTCAACAAAATTGGCGGGGCCGAAAGACTTCTTTTAGCTTTACACGAGATCTATCCCCAAGCGCCGCTTTATACTTCTGTTTATGATCCTGAAGGGGCGCCGTGGGCCAGCGTTTTCCCAAAAATTATCCCCTCATTTTTACAAAATTTTCCCTTTGCCAAAAAACACCACGAGTTTTATGCTCCCTTAATGCCTTTGGCTTTTGAAAGCTTTGATTTTAATAAGTATGATCTGGTGATTTCGGTGACCTCTGAAGCCGCCAAGGGTATTATCACGACGCCCAAAACAGAACATCTTTGTTATTGTCTAACGCCGACACGGTATCTTTGGCAATCGTATGAGGACTACTTTAAGAATTCTTTATGGAGGATGGTAACGAAACCTTTAGTTACGAAACTAAGAATTTGGGATCAAATTGCCAGTGCCAGACCAGATATCTACCTTGTGATTTCAAAGAACGTGGCGAAGCGTCTTAAAAAATATTATGGACGGGAGGCAGAAGTGATTTATCCACCCGCAGACATCAATAAGTTCAAACCGCCAGCTGACGAACAAAAGTCAAAATTTTTCCTCGTGGTTTCAAGACTAGTTCCTTATAAAAGGATAGACATTGCGATTGAGGCTTTCAATAAATTAGGCTTGCCCTTAAAAATTATCGGATCTGGCGTTGAAGAAAAAAAATTAAAACTAATGGCAAGGGGAAACATTGAATTTTTAGGCCAAAATTTGACAGACAGTCAACTTTTATCTTACTATCAAAATTGTCGGGCAATTATCTTGCCCGGCGAAGAAGATTTTGGTTTGGTACCAATCGAAGCTTTGGCTTGTGGGAAACCGGTCATTGCCTATCAAGGCGGAGGAGCTTTAGAGACAGTTGTTGCGGGCGTGACCGGAGAATTTTTTTCACCGCAAGAAGCCCAAGCTTTAGAAAAAGTCGTGAGGGTTTTTGCGGAGCAAAAATACCGTCCCGAGGTTTGTCGAAAACAAGCGGAAAAATTTTCGAAAGAAAATTTCCAAAAAAACTTTAAGAAATTTATGGAAGGAGTCAGTCAATGA
- a CDS encoding DUF192 domain-containing protein — protein sequence MMKNSGLIFLFLLTLVLGFVAGFKFLIISEDKRQKVMIKKETIYVEVAKDPLAIAHGLSDRESLAKDSGMLFVFGTSGNYPFWMDKMRFNLDFIFLNEGIVVDLSENVSFPKKDEKPQIIRAKQNFDKVLEVNQGLIKKLKIEIGDKVEFFL from the coding sequence ATGATGAAAAATTCAGGGTTGATTTTTCTTTTTCTCCTGACTCTTGTTTTGGGCTTTGTTGCCGGGTTTAAATTTTTAATAATCTCCGAAGATAAGCGGCAAAAAGTGATGATCAAGAAGGAAACGATTTATGTTGAAGTGGCCAAAGACCCCCTGGCGATTGCTCATGGACTGTCCGACAGAGAGAGTTTAGCCAAAGACTCCGGAATGTTGTTTGTTTTTGGAACAAGCGGTAATTATCCTTTTTGGATGGACAAAATGCGATTTAATCTTGATTTTATCTTTCTTAATGAGGGCATCGTGGTTGATCTTTCCGAAAACGTGTCTTTTCCGAAAAAAGACGAAAAGCCGCAAATTATTAGGGCGAAACAAAATTTTGATAAAGTTTTAGAGGTTAATCAGGGTTTGATAAAAAAGCTTAAGATTGAGATTGGGGATAAGGTCGAATTTTTTCTTTGA
- a CDS encoding glycosyltransferase family 4 protein, giving the protein MKQPNIIPNTKYQILNTKYFLYVGNAYPHKNLERLLEAIASIKYSVLGIKLILVGGEDHFYKQLKKKVEVMGLTESVSFYGPAKREELTSLYQKALALVFPSLMEGFGLPGLEAMASSCLVVCSDIPVFREIYGEGALYFDPQNPKDIAEKLKMVCSNVLKQQNKEEMIRKGQEQVKKYSWDKLARETFKIYQEVSNL; this is encoded by the coding sequence ATGAAGCAGCCTAATATAATACCAAATACTAAATACCAAATACTAAATACCAAATACTTTTTATATGTAGGCAATGCCTATCCCCATAAAAACCTTGAACGCCTGCTTGAAGCAATCGCCAGTATTAAGTATTCAGTATTGGGTATTAAGTTAATTCTTGTCGGCGGAGAAGACCATTTTTACAAACAGCTCAAGAAGAAAGTTGAAGTCATGGGATTAACTGAGTCGGTGAGTTTCTATGGGCCGGCCAAAAGGGAAGAATTAACGAGTCTTTACCAAAAGGCTTTGGCCCTAGTTTTTCCTTCCTTAATGGAGGGTTTTGGTTTGCCAGGCTTAGAAGCGATGGCCAGCAGCTGCTTAGTTGTTTGCTCGGATATTCCGGTTTTTCGAGAGATCTACGGTGAAGGAGCTTTATACTTTGATCCCCAGAACCCCAAGGATATAGCAGAAAAGCTTAAGATGGTTTGTTCTAATGTTTTAAAACAACAGAACAAAGAAGAAATGATCAGAAAAGGGCAAGAGCAGGTTAAAAAATATTCCTGGGATAAGTTGGCCAGAGAAACGTTTAAAATCTATCAGGAGGTAAGTAATTTATGA
- a CDS encoding glycosyltransferase codes for MKIGIDARLWKQTGVGRYVQELTSNLAKIDQKNHYLLFFAKNEFEEFKLPGPNFEKMIIDIRWHSLKEQIVMPYLLWREKLDLVHFPYFSVPIFYPGKFIVTIHDLILDHFETGKASTLPLFLYKLKRLGYKLVMWVALHRAVKVITVSETTKREIIKHYHLNSEKIAVTYEAA; via the coding sequence ATGAAAATCGGAATTGATGCCAGATTATGGAAACAAACGGGTGTCGGTCGTTACGTTCAGGAACTGACAAGCAATTTGGCAAAAATTGACCAAAAAAACCATTATCTTTTGTTCTTTGCCAAGAATGAGTTTGAGGAATTTAAACTTCCCGGACCTAACTTTGAAAAAATGATTATTGATATCCGCTGGCATAGCTTGAAAGAACAAATAGTCATGCCCTATCTTTTATGGCGGGAAAAATTGGACCTTGTCCATTTTCCCTATTTCTCCGTGCCTATCTTTTATCCGGGAAAGTTTATTGTCACCATTCATGATTTAATCCTGGACCATTTTGAGACCGGCAAAGCCTCGACTTTGCCCCTTTTTCTCTATAAACTTAAAAGGTTGGGTTATAAACTGGTCATGTGGGTTGCTCTTCACCGGGCCGTTAAGGTCATCACGGTTTCGGAAACAACCAAACGGGAAATTATAAAGCACTATCATCTCAATTCGGAAAAAATAGCGGTAACTTATGAAGCAGCCTAA
- a CDS encoding glycosyltransferase family 2 protein — protein MTGKLSPKSWRTFSKVEMIKLSIIVLSYNTKDLVIRCLQSVEAAVKGLESVEIIVVDNGSTDNSVESIKVEDEKIQIIENGKNLGFAKGNNLGLKKATGKFILLLNSDTLLEKDTIHKMLKFMEENPQIGVATCRVEFPDGSLDPACHRGFPTPWASLSYFLGLEKLFPKSRLFGQYHLGYLPIDKPHEIDSPSGAFYFLRREVIEKVGFLDEDYFMYGEDLDWSYRIKQAGFKIFYYPGAKITHFKKQSGRASEENKIRRETKEYFYETMKIFYRKHYLKKYPSLLNFLMMVGIEIKKALSNN, from the coding sequence ATGACTGGCAAATTATCGCCGAAAAGCTGGAGAACTTTCTCAAAAGTTGAAATGATCAAACTCTCAATTATCGTTCTTAGCTATAATACCAAAGATTTAGTCATTCGCTGCTTACAATCGGTTGAGGCAGCGGTTAAAGGACTAGAGAGTGTTGAGATTATCGTGGTGGATAACGGCTCAACGGATAATTCAGTAGAAAGCATTAAGGTTGAAGACGAGAAAATACAGATTATCGAAAATGGAAAGAATTTGGGGTTTGCCAAAGGCAATAATCTTGGTCTTAAAAAAGCAACAGGAAAATTTATTTTACTTTTAAATTCGGATACGCTTTTGGAAAAAGATACGATCCATAAGATGCTAAAATTTATGGAGGAAAACCCTCAAATTGGTGTCGCCACCTGTCGGGTGGAATTTCCCGACGGCTCTCTTGATCCGGCGTGTCATCGGGGTTTTCCCACGCCGTGGGCTTCTTTATCGTATTTTTTGGGCCTGGAAAAACTTTTTCCGAAATCCAGGCTTTTCGGCCAATATCATTTGGGTTACTTACCGATTGATAAACCTCACGAAATTGATTCACCTTCCGGCGCCTTTTATTTCTTAAGAAGAGAAGTTATTGAGAAAGTCGGGTTTCTGGACGAGGATTATTTTATGTACGGCGAAGATCTTGATTGGTCATACCGAATAAAACAGGCCGGCTTTAAAATTTTTTATTATCCAGGTGCAAAAATTACCCATTTTAAAAAACAAAGCGGCCGAGCCAGTGAAGAGAATAAGATAAGAAGAGAAACAAAAGAATATTTTTACGAAACGATGAAAATCTTTTACCGGAAACACTATCTAAAAAAGTATCCGTCTTTACTGAACTTTTTAATGATGGTGGGAATTGAAATAAAAAAAGCACTAAGTAACAATTAG